The following are from one region of the Thiocapsa rosea genome:
- a CDS encoding glycosyltransferase family 2 protein: MKISVITATWNCAGTLGDCLASVAGQTHAEREHLLIDGGSTDGTLAVLEAHRAGLAVLVSEPDGGIYDALNKGIGLASGDVVGFLHADDVYADTRVLARVADAFADPTVEAVYGDLAYVAKEDTGRMIRYWRSGAYRPERLRWGWMPPHPTLYLRRSLYADFGVFDTRYRIAADYDLMLRMLTRMTGRVVYVPELLVRMRVGGVSNRSVGKILRKSWEDYRALRANRVGGLGALAWKNLSKVPQFFRRG, encoded by the coding sequence ATGAAGATTTCGGTCATCACGGCGACCTGGAACTGTGCAGGGACGCTGGGCGACTGTCTGGCCTCGGTGGCCGGGCAGACGCATGCGGAGCGCGAGCACCTCCTGATCGACGGGGGGAGCACGGACGGGACCTTGGCGGTGCTGGAGGCTCATCGCGCCGGGCTGGCGGTGCTGGTCAGCGAGCCGGACGGGGGGATCTATGATGCGCTGAACAAGGGAATCGGCCTGGCGAGCGGGGATGTCGTCGGGTTTCTGCATGCGGATGATGTGTATGCCGACACCCGGGTGTTGGCGCGCGTGGCGGATGCCTTTGCGGATCCGACGGTGGAAGCGGTCTACGGGGATCTGGCGTATGTGGCCAAGGAGGATACCGGCCGGATGATTCGGTATTGGCGGTCCGGGGCGTATCGGCCCGAGCGGCTGCGGTGGGGGTGGATGCCGCCGCATCCGACGCTCTATCTGCGCCGCTCGCTCTACGCGGACTTTGGTGTCTTCGATACCCGCTATCGCATCGCGGCGGATTACGACCTGATGCTGCGGATGCTCACCCGGATGACCGGACGGGTGGTCTATGTGCCTGAGTTGTTGGTGCGGATGCGCGTGGGTGGGGTGAGCAATCGCTCGGTGGGCAAGATCCTGCGGAAGTCTTGGGAGGATTACCGCGCGCTGCGGGCGAACCGGGTCGGCGGGCTGGGGGCGCTCGCGTGGAAGAACCTGTCGAAGGTGCCGCAGTTCTTTCGGCGGGGGTAA
- a CDS encoding REP-associated tyrosine transposase, producing MGRDRYHFLEPDAPHFLTCTALKWLPLFAQPANALILLDSLRFLQRERGLMIHGYIIMENHCHLIAGGPGLARSISSFKSFTARKMVDRMRERNSPALSLLVWYRSRHKRDREHQVWQEGSHPEQIEGETMMRQKLDYIHNNPVKRGYVDDPLCWRYSSARNYEGLEGLLDVVTDW from the coding sequence ATGGGCCGTGACCGATACCATTTCCTCGAGCCAGACGCGCCGCATTTCCTTACATGCACAGCGCTCAAATGGTTGCCGCTTTTCGCTCAACCAGCCAACGCACTGATCTTGCTGGATTCCCTGCGGTTCCTCCAACGCGAGCGCGGTCTCATGATCCACGGCTACATCATCATGGAGAACCACTGCCACCTGATTGCCGGTGGACCGGGACTCGCGCGCTCGATCAGTAGCTTCAAATCATTCACCGCTCGGAAGATGGTCGATCGGATGCGCGAGCGGAACTCTCCGGCGCTCTCTCTCTTGGTCTGGTACCGGAGCCGGCACAAGCGCGATCGCGAGCACCAAGTGTGGCAGGAGGGATCGCACCCCGAGCAGATCGAGGGCGAAACCATGATGCGGCAGAAGCTCGATTACATCCACAATAACCCGGTGAAGCGGGGTTATGTCGATGATCCCTTATGTTGGCGATACTCGAGCGCGCGGAATTACGAAGGGCTGGAGGGATTGCTTGACGTGGTGACGGATTGGTAG
- a CDS encoding UDP-glucuronic acid decarboxylase family protein, giving the protein MNYSLRKRILVTGGAGFLGSHLCERLLAEGHDVICLDNFFTGTKDNIAHLLENRYFELMRHDVTFPLYVEVDEIYNLACPASPIHYQFDPVQTTKTSVHGAINMLGLAKRVKAKIFQASTSEVYGDPAIHPQPEHYWGHVNPIGPRSCYDEGKRCAETLFFDYRRQNNLKIKVARIFNTYGPRMHPNDGRVVSNFIVQALRNEPITIYGEGTQTRSFCYVDDLIEGFIRLMDSPDDLTGPVNLGNPGEFTMIELAETVLELTGSRSALVHVALPQDDPKQRQPDIGLARARLGWEPRVALRDGLTSTIEYFDGFLRGVRGDA; this is encoded by the coding sequence ATGAACTACTCACTGCGCAAACGCATCCTGGTCACCGGCGGCGCCGGTTTCCTCGGCAGCCACCTCTGCGAGCGTCTGCTCGCCGAAGGCCACGACGTCATCTGTCTGGACAACTTCTTCACCGGGACCAAGGACAACATCGCCCATCTGCTTGAGAATCGCTACTTCGAGCTGATGCGTCACGACGTCACCTTTCCGCTCTACGTCGAGGTCGACGAGATCTACAACCTGGCCTGCCCGGCATCCCCGATCCACTATCAGTTCGATCCGGTGCAGACCACCAAGACCAGCGTGCATGGCGCCATCAACATGCTCGGCCTGGCCAAGCGTGTGAAGGCCAAGATCTTTCAAGCCTCCACCAGCGAGGTCTACGGCGATCCCGCCATTCACCCCCAGCCCGAGCACTACTGGGGTCACGTCAACCCCATCGGTCCGCGCTCCTGCTACGACGAGGGTAAGCGCTGCGCCGAGACGCTCTTCTTCGACTACCGCCGCCAAAACAACCTGAAGATCAAGGTCGCGCGCATCTTCAACACCTACGGGCCGCGGATGCACCCCAACGACGGGCGGGTGGTCTCGAACTTCATCGTTCAGGCGCTGCGCAACGAGCCGATCACCATCTACGGCGAGGGGACGCAGACGCGCTCCTTCTGCTATGTCGACGACCTGATCGAGGGCTTCATCCGGCTGATGGATAGCCCCGATGATCTGACCGGGCCGGTCAACCTCGGCAACCCCGGCGAGTTCACCATGATCGAGTTGGCCGAGACCGTTCTGGAGCTGACCGGCTCGCGCTCGGCGCTTGTGCATGTGGCGTTGCCGCAGGATGACCCCAAGCAGCGACAACCGGACATCGGCTTGGCTCGGGCGCGGCTCGGGTGGGAGCCGAGGGTGGCGTTGCGGGATGGATTGACGTCGACGATTGAGTATTTTGATGGGTTTTTGCGGGGGGTGCGGGGGGATGCTTGA